One part of the Pseudopipra pipra isolate bDixPip1 chromosome 3, bDixPip1.hap1, whole genome shotgun sequence genome encodes these proteins:
- the STX11 gene encoding syntaxin-11: MKDRLSELHEIARLHNQQFSDSEDDENSPHDILLYETDYALEILHKDIQNIRTENDHLKADVNRLRKQNTRFLTSMRRLSSIKRDTNCIARDIKARGENIHRKLQVMRDFCEDAITKYGAMSVIARVAKNHYVDLMHTFQDAMFDYNATEMNQRENCKIRIQRQLEIMGKDVSGNQIEEMIEQGKWDVFSENLLSDVKGARSALNEIETRHKELVKLEGRIKEVHELFLQVALLVEEQADTFDVIEINMQNVEDYVGDAKEQVKKALEYRRKHPLRTILCCCISCCRRKSPGKASTPEEERKQSHVILVLFSSLKITSPFV; encoded by the exons ATGAAAGACCGTCTAAGTGAGCTGCATGAAATTGCCAGGTTACACAACCAACAGTTTTCTGATAGTGAGGATGATGAAAATTCACCCCACGATATTCTCCTTTATGAGACTGATTATGCCTTGGAAATTCTTCATAAGGACATACAGAACATTCGGACAGAAAATGACCACCTAAAAGCGGATGTCAACCGGCTCAGAAAGCAAAACACCCGCTTCCTTACTTCCATGCGCCGTCTTAGCAGCATCAAACGAGATACTAATTGCATTGCCAGAGACATTAAGGCCCGCGGAGAAAACATCCACAGGAAACTGCAGGTGATGAGAGATTTCTGTGAAGATGCAATAACAAAATATGGAGCTATGTCTGTCATTGCCAGGGTAGCGAAAAACCACTATGTTGACCTCATGCACACATTTCAGGATGCTATGTTTGATTACAATGCAACAGAGATGAACCAACGGGAGAACTGCAAGATCCGAATTCAGCGGCAGCTTGAGATCATGGGCAAAGATGTTTCTGGCAATCAGATTGAGGAGATGATTGAGCAAGGCAAATGGGATGTCTTCTCCGAGAATCTCTTGTCGGATGTTAAGGGGGCTCGCTCAGCCTTGAATGAGATAGAGACACGACATAAGGAGCTGGTCAAGTTAGAAGGTCGCATTAAGGAAGTTCACGAGCTCTTTCTGCAGGTGGCCCTGCTAGTGGAGGAACAGGCAGACACTTTTGATGTTATTGAGATAAATATGCAAAATGTTGAGGACTATGTAGGAGATGCTAAAGAGCAAGTGAAAAAAGCTTTGGAATACAGAAGGAAACATCCCCTCAGAACaatcctctgctgctgcatATCATGTTGCAGAAG GAAATCTCCTGGGAAAGCAAGTACacctgaagaagaaagaaaacagtctcATGTCATTTTAGTGCTCTTTTCAAGCTTAAAAATAACCTCTCCTTTTGTGTAA